The Arachis ipaensis cultivar K30076 chromosome B07, Araip1.1, whole genome shotgun sequence genome includes a window with the following:
- the LOC107606735 gene encoding pentatricopeptide repeat-containing protein At4g35130, chloroplastic-like — protein sequence MSHSNTFHWNLMIRGYTDNDFFLHALNLYITMRFQGVSADHFTYPFVLKACGGLLDFREGEKVHGSLFKMGLAEDLYVCNSLLIGMYGKFGHIDSAVKLFEEMPLPDLVSWNSMVDAKCRLLSYAEKIFDSISSKNIVAWNAMIGAYALNGQPIQAFDSLENILKDDKLAVDNVTLINLLPSCAQLGAVLQGKTIHGLAIRKGFLPHPVLETALLDMYGEFGILKLAEVTFDQMIHHENSPSSFASKH from the exons ATGTCTCACTCAAACACCTTTCATTGGAACCTCATGATAAGAGGCTATACGGATAACGACTTCTTTCTACATGCTCTCAACTTGTATATCACAATGCGCTTTCAAGGGGTTTCCGCCGATCATTTTACATACCCTTTTGTCCTCAAAGCTTGTGGTGGCTTGTTGGATTTCCGAGAAGGCGAAAAGGTTCATGGGAGCTTGTTTAAAATGGGTCTGGCTGAGGATCTTTATGTTTGCAATTCACTCCTCATTGGGATGTATGGCAAGTTTGGTCACATTGATTCTGCAGTCAAGTTGTTTGAGGAAATGCCTCTTCCAGACTTGGTTTCTTGGAATTCAATGGTTGACGC CAAGTGTAGGTTGTTAAGTTATGCAGAGAAGATTTTCGATAGTATATCTTCGAAGAACATTGTTGCTTGGAATGCAATGATTGGTGCTTATGCTCTGAACGGTCAACCAATTCAGGCTTTTGATTCTTTGGAGAATATACTCAAGGATGATAAATTGGCTGTTGATAATGTCACACTCATAAACCTGCTTCCTTCCTGTGCACAACTAGGAGCTGTTTTGCAGGGTAAGACTATCCATGGACTTGCCATAAGGAAAGGCTTTCTACCTCATCCGGTATTGGAAACAGCTTTGCTCGACATGTATGGCGAGTTTGGAATACTGAAGTTGGCAGAGGTAACCTTCGATCAAATGATCCATCATGAGAATTCACCCTCCTCCTTCGCATCGAAGCACTAG
- the LOC107608735 gene encoding ubiquitin carboxyl-terminal hydrolase 13 isoform X2: MTVMTPAPIDQDDEEMLVPHTDLAENNHQPMEVVAQPEAANTVESQPVEDPQSSRFTWKIPEFSRMNTKKLYSDVFIVGGYKWRVLIFPKGNNVDYLSMYLDVADSSNLPYGWSRYAQFSLAVINQVHNKYSVRKDTQHQFNARESDWGFTSFMPLGELYDASRGYLVNDTLVVEAEVLVRRIVDYWTYDSKKETGYVGLKNQGATCYMNSLLQTLYHIPYFRKAVYHMPTTENDMPSGSIPLALQSLFYKLQYSDTSVATKELTKSFGWDTYDSFMQHDVQELNRVLCEKLEDKMKGTVVEGTIQKLFEGHHMNYIECINVDYKSTRKESFYDLQLDVKGCRDVYASFDKYVEVEPLEGDNKYHAEQFGLQDAKKGVLFIDFPPVLQLQLKRFEYDFMRDTMVKINDRYEFPLQLDLDREDGKYLSPEADRTVRNLYTLHSVLVHSGGVHGGHYYAFIRPTLSEQWYKFDDERVTKEDTKRALEEQYGGEEELPQTNPGFNNTPFKFTKYSNAYMLVYIRESDKDKIICNVDEKDIAEHLRERLKKEQEEKEHKKKEKAEAHLYTIIKVARDEDLSEQIGKDIYFDLVDHDKVRSFRVQKQLSFNTFKEEVAKEFGIPVQFQRFWLWAKRQNHTYRPNRPLTHIEEAQSVGQLREVSNKVHNAELKLFLEVELGPDLRPIAPPEKTKDDILLFFKLYDPEKEELRYVGRLFVKSTGKPSEILTKLNEMAGYDPDEDIGLYEEIKFEPNVMCEPIDKKLTFRASQLEDGDIVCFQKGPVTVMDSEDHIRYPDVPSYLEYVHNRQVVHFRSLDKPKEDDFCLEMSRLYTYDDVVEKVAQQLGLEDPSKIRLTPHNCYSQQPKPQPIKYRGVEHLSDMLVHYNQTSDILYYEVLDIPLPELQGLKTLKVAFHHATKDEVVIHTIRLPKQSTVGDVLDDLKTKVELSHPNAELRLLEVFYHKIYKVFPPNEKIENINDQYWTLRAEEIPEEEKNLGPHDRLIHVYHFTKDTAQNQMQIQNFGEPFFLVIHEGETLTEIKDRIKKKLQVPDDEFAKWKFAFFSLGRPEYLQDSDIVSSRFQRRDVYGAWEQYLGLEHTDNAPKRAYAVNQNRHTFEKPVKIYN; encoded by the exons ATGACCGTGATGACTCCCGCTCCCATTGAC CAGGACGACGAGGAGATGCTTGTTCCGCACACTGATTTGGCTGAGAACAATCACCAACCTATGGAAG TTGTAGCTCAACCTGAAGCTGCCAACACTGTGGAGAGTCAGCCTGTTGAGGACCCTCAATCATCGAGATTCACCTGGAAAATTCCTGAATTTTCTAGGATGAATACAAAAAAGCTCTATTCAGATGTATTTATTGTTGGTGGTTATAAATG GCGTGTGCTCATCTTCCCTAAAGGAAACAACGTGGACTATTTGTCCATGTATTTGGATGTTGCAGATTCATCTAATTTGCCGTATGGTTGGAGTAGATATGCACAATTTAGCTTGGCAGTTATCAATCAAGTCCATAATAAGTACTCTGTGAGAAAAG ACACGCAGCACCAATTCAATGCACGAGAAAGTGATTGGGGTTTCACGTCCTTCATGCCACTTGGTGAATTGTATGATGCCAGTAGAGGCTATCTTGTGAATGATACTCTTGTAGTTGAAGCTGAGGTTCTTGTTCGTAGAATCGTTGATTATTGGACTTACGATTCAAAGAAAGAGACAGGTTATGTTGGGCTTAAGAACCAGGGAGCCACATGTTATATGAATTCTCTTCTCCAAACACTCTACCATATTCCTTACTTTCGAAAG gCAGTGTACCATATGCCAACAACAGAAAATGATATGCCGTCTGGAAGCATCCCTTTGGCTCTGCAGAGTCTATTCTACAAGCTCCAGTATAGTGATACCAGTGTGGCAACAAAGGAACTGACAAAATCTTTTGGATGGGATACCTATGATTCTTTCATGCAGCATGATGTTCAAGAACTAAATAGAGTCCTTTGTGAAAAACTTGAAGACAAAATGAAG GGAACTGTTGTGGAGGGAACTATCCAGAAGTTATTCGAAGGGCATCATATGAACTATATTGAGTGCATCAACGTGGACTATAAATCAACTAGAAAGGAGTCATTTTATG ACCTTCAGCTTGATGTCAAGGGCTGTCGTGACGTTTATGCTTCCTTTGATAAGTATGTTGAAGTTGAACCTCTTGAGGGTGACAACAAATACCATGCTGAACAATTTGGTTTGCAG GATGCTAAGAAGGGTGTCCTATTTATTGATTTCCCTCCTGTTCTTCAGCTTCAGCTGAAAAGATTTGAATATGACTTTATGAGGGACACTATGGTAAAG atTAATGACCGTTATGAGTTTCCTTTGCAACTTGACCTTGATCGTGAGGATGGGAAGTATTTATCACCTGAGGCTGATAGGACAGTTCGCAATCTTTACACACTCCACAG TGTTTTGGTTCACAGTGGTGGTGTGCATGGCGGACATTATTATGCGTTTATAAGGCCAACTCTGTCTGAGCAATG GTACAAATTTGATGATGAGAGAGTGACAAAAGAAGATACTAAGCGGGCATTAGAGGAGCAATATGGTGGTGAGGAGGAG TTACCTCAGACAAATCCTGGATTCAATAATACTCCGTTCAAATTCACCAAATATTCAAATGCTTACATGCTGGTGTACATACGTGAATCTGACAAGGACAAAATAATATGCAATGTTGATGAGAAAGACATTGCTGAACATTTAAGG GAGAGGTTGAAGAAAGAGCAGGAGGAAAAAgaacacaaaaaaaaagaaaaggctgAGGCCCACCTTTATACTATTATAAAG GTGGCACGGGATGAAGATCTTTCTGAGCAGATTGGAAAGGACATATATTTTGATCTTGTAGACCATGACAAAGTTAGGAGTTTCCGTGTCCAAAAGCAGTTGTCTTTTAACACATTTAAG GAAGAGGTCGCTAAAGAGTTTGGTATACCAGTTCAATTTCAGCGATTTTGGCTATGGGCGAAGCGACAGAACCATACCTATCGTCCTAACCGGCCATTGACACACATTGAGGAAGCACAGTCT GTTGGACAATTGAGAGAGGTGTCAAACAAGGTTCACAATGcagaattaaaattatttttggaagTGGAGCTTGGACCG GATTTACGTCCCATTGCACCACCTGAAAAGACAAAGGATGATATATTACTTTTCTTCAAGTTATATGATCCTGAAAAAGAGGAGCTACG TTATGTTGGAAGGTTATTTGTGAAGAGTACTGGCAAGCCATCAGAAATCTTAACAAAGTTGAATGAAATGGCTGGTTATGATCCTGATGAAGATATTGGACTTTATGAG GAAATCAAGTTTGAACCAAATGTCATGTGTGAGCCTATTGATAAGAAATTAACATTTCGAGCAAGCCAG CTAGAAGATGGAGATATTGTATGCTTTCAAAAAGGTCCTGTAACTGTAATGGATAGCGAGGATCATATCCGCTATCCAGATGTGCCTTCGTACTTGGAATATGTGCACAACCGCCAG GTTGTTCATTTTCGATCTCTTGATAAACCTAAAGAAGATGACTTCTGCCTGGAGAT GTCAAGGCTTTATACATATGATGATGTGGTGGAAAAAGTTGCTCAACAGCTTGGTTTGGAAGATCCATCCAAGATTAGGCTTACTCCACACAACTGCTACTCTCAGCAACCAAAACCCCAACCCATTAAGTATAGAGGAGTTGAACATTTGTCTGACATGCTGGTACACTACAACCAG ACGTCAGATATATTGTACTATGAAGTACTTGACATCCCTCTGCCGGAATTACAAGGTTTGAAAACTCTGAAAGTTGCATTTCACCATGCAACCAAGGATGAA GTCGTTATTCATACCATCAGACTTCCAAAGCAGAGCACTGTGGGGGATGTCCTCGATGACCTCAAAACTAAG GTGGAACTGTCTCATCCTAATGCTGAGCTTAGGTTGCTTGAAGTCTTCTATCACAAGATATACAAG GTCTTCCCTCCCaatgaaaagattgaaaacaTCAATGACCAATATTGGACATTACGAGCCGAGGAG attccagaagaagagaaaaatcttgGTCCTCATGACCGCCTAATTCATGTCTATCATTTTACAAAAGACACAGCTCAGAATCAAATG
- the LOC107608735 gene encoding ubiquitin carboxyl-terminal hydrolase 13 isoform X1, producing the protein MTVMTPAPIDQQDDEEMLVPHTDLAENNHQPMEVVAQPEAANTVESQPVEDPQSSRFTWKIPEFSRMNTKKLYSDVFIVGGYKWRVLIFPKGNNVDYLSMYLDVADSSNLPYGWSRYAQFSLAVINQVHNKYSVRKDTQHQFNARESDWGFTSFMPLGELYDASRGYLVNDTLVVEAEVLVRRIVDYWTYDSKKETGYVGLKNQGATCYMNSLLQTLYHIPYFRKAVYHMPTTENDMPSGSIPLALQSLFYKLQYSDTSVATKELTKSFGWDTYDSFMQHDVQELNRVLCEKLEDKMKGTVVEGTIQKLFEGHHMNYIECINVDYKSTRKESFYDLQLDVKGCRDVYASFDKYVEVEPLEGDNKYHAEQFGLQDAKKGVLFIDFPPVLQLQLKRFEYDFMRDTMVKINDRYEFPLQLDLDREDGKYLSPEADRTVRNLYTLHSVLVHSGGVHGGHYYAFIRPTLSEQWYKFDDERVTKEDTKRALEEQYGGEEELPQTNPGFNNTPFKFTKYSNAYMLVYIRESDKDKIICNVDEKDIAEHLRERLKKEQEEKEHKKKEKAEAHLYTIIKVARDEDLSEQIGKDIYFDLVDHDKVRSFRVQKQLSFNTFKEEVAKEFGIPVQFQRFWLWAKRQNHTYRPNRPLTHIEEAQSVGQLREVSNKVHNAELKLFLEVELGPDLRPIAPPEKTKDDILLFFKLYDPEKEELRYVGRLFVKSTGKPSEILTKLNEMAGYDPDEDIGLYEEIKFEPNVMCEPIDKKLTFRASQLEDGDIVCFQKGPVTVMDSEDHIRYPDVPSYLEYVHNRQVVHFRSLDKPKEDDFCLEMSRLYTYDDVVEKVAQQLGLEDPSKIRLTPHNCYSQQPKPQPIKYRGVEHLSDMLVHYNQTSDILYYEVLDIPLPELQGLKTLKVAFHHATKDEVVIHTIRLPKQSTVGDVLDDLKTKVELSHPNAELRLLEVFYHKIYKVFPPNEKIENINDQYWTLRAEEIPEEEKNLGPHDRLIHVYHFTKDTAQNQMQIQNFGEPFFLVIHEGETLTEIKDRIKKKLQVPDDEFAKWKFAFFSLGRPEYLQDSDIVSSRFQRRDVYGAWEQYLGLEHTDNAPKRAYAVNQNRHTFEKPVKIYN; encoded by the exons ATGACCGTGATGACTCCCGCTCCCATTGAC CAGCAGGACGACGAGGAGATGCTTGTTCCGCACACTGATTTGGCTGAGAACAATCACCAACCTATGGAAG TTGTAGCTCAACCTGAAGCTGCCAACACTGTGGAGAGTCAGCCTGTTGAGGACCCTCAATCATCGAGATTCACCTGGAAAATTCCTGAATTTTCTAGGATGAATACAAAAAAGCTCTATTCAGATGTATTTATTGTTGGTGGTTATAAATG GCGTGTGCTCATCTTCCCTAAAGGAAACAACGTGGACTATTTGTCCATGTATTTGGATGTTGCAGATTCATCTAATTTGCCGTATGGTTGGAGTAGATATGCACAATTTAGCTTGGCAGTTATCAATCAAGTCCATAATAAGTACTCTGTGAGAAAAG ACACGCAGCACCAATTCAATGCACGAGAAAGTGATTGGGGTTTCACGTCCTTCATGCCACTTGGTGAATTGTATGATGCCAGTAGAGGCTATCTTGTGAATGATACTCTTGTAGTTGAAGCTGAGGTTCTTGTTCGTAGAATCGTTGATTATTGGACTTACGATTCAAAGAAAGAGACAGGTTATGTTGGGCTTAAGAACCAGGGAGCCACATGTTATATGAATTCTCTTCTCCAAACACTCTACCATATTCCTTACTTTCGAAAG gCAGTGTACCATATGCCAACAACAGAAAATGATATGCCGTCTGGAAGCATCCCTTTGGCTCTGCAGAGTCTATTCTACAAGCTCCAGTATAGTGATACCAGTGTGGCAACAAAGGAACTGACAAAATCTTTTGGATGGGATACCTATGATTCTTTCATGCAGCATGATGTTCAAGAACTAAATAGAGTCCTTTGTGAAAAACTTGAAGACAAAATGAAG GGAACTGTTGTGGAGGGAACTATCCAGAAGTTATTCGAAGGGCATCATATGAACTATATTGAGTGCATCAACGTGGACTATAAATCAACTAGAAAGGAGTCATTTTATG ACCTTCAGCTTGATGTCAAGGGCTGTCGTGACGTTTATGCTTCCTTTGATAAGTATGTTGAAGTTGAACCTCTTGAGGGTGACAACAAATACCATGCTGAACAATTTGGTTTGCAG GATGCTAAGAAGGGTGTCCTATTTATTGATTTCCCTCCTGTTCTTCAGCTTCAGCTGAAAAGATTTGAATATGACTTTATGAGGGACACTATGGTAAAG atTAATGACCGTTATGAGTTTCCTTTGCAACTTGACCTTGATCGTGAGGATGGGAAGTATTTATCACCTGAGGCTGATAGGACAGTTCGCAATCTTTACACACTCCACAG TGTTTTGGTTCACAGTGGTGGTGTGCATGGCGGACATTATTATGCGTTTATAAGGCCAACTCTGTCTGAGCAATG GTACAAATTTGATGATGAGAGAGTGACAAAAGAAGATACTAAGCGGGCATTAGAGGAGCAATATGGTGGTGAGGAGGAG TTACCTCAGACAAATCCTGGATTCAATAATACTCCGTTCAAATTCACCAAATATTCAAATGCTTACATGCTGGTGTACATACGTGAATCTGACAAGGACAAAATAATATGCAATGTTGATGAGAAAGACATTGCTGAACATTTAAGG GAGAGGTTGAAGAAAGAGCAGGAGGAAAAAgaacacaaaaaaaaagaaaaggctgAGGCCCACCTTTATACTATTATAAAG GTGGCACGGGATGAAGATCTTTCTGAGCAGATTGGAAAGGACATATATTTTGATCTTGTAGACCATGACAAAGTTAGGAGTTTCCGTGTCCAAAAGCAGTTGTCTTTTAACACATTTAAG GAAGAGGTCGCTAAAGAGTTTGGTATACCAGTTCAATTTCAGCGATTTTGGCTATGGGCGAAGCGACAGAACCATACCTATCGTCCTAACCGGCCATTGACACACATTGAGGAAGCACAGTCT GTTGGACAATTGAGAGAGGTGTCAAACAAGGTTCACAATGcagaattaaaattatttttggaagTGGAGCTTGGACCG GATTTACGTCCCATTGCACCACCTGAAAAGACAAAGGATGATATATTACTTTTCTTCAAGTTATATGATCCTGAAAAAGAGGAGCTACG TTATGTTGGAAGGTTATTTGTGAAGAGTACTGGCAAGCCATCAGAAATCTTAACAAAGTTGAATGAAATGGCTGGTTATGATCCTGATGAAGATATTGGACTTTATGAG GAAATCAAGTTTGAACCAAATGTCATGTGTGAGCCTATTGATAAGAAATTAACATTTCGAGCAAGCCAG CTAGAAGATGGAGATATTGTATGCTTTCAAAAAGGTCCTGTAACTGTAATGGATAGCGAGGATCATATCCGCTATCCAGATGTGCCTTCGTACTTGGAATATGTGCACAACCGCCAG GTTGTTCATTTTCGATCTCTTGATAAACCTAAAGAAGATGACTTCTGCCTGGAGAT GTCAAGGCTTTATACATATGATGATGTGGTGGAAAAAGTTGCTCAACAGCTTGGTTTGGAAGATCCATCCAAGATTAGGCTTACTCCACACAACTGCTACTCTCAGCAACCAAAACCCCAACCCATTAAGTATAGAGGAGTTGAACATTTGTCTGACATGCTGGTACACTACAACCAG ACGTCAGATATATTGTACTATGAAGTACTTGACATCCCTCTGCCGGAATTACAAGGTTTGAAAACTCTGAAAGTTGCATTTCACCATGCAACCAAGGATGAA GTCGTTATTCATACCATCAGACTTCCAAAGCAGAGCACTGTGGGGGATGTCCTCGATGACCTCAAAACTAAG GTGGAACTGTCTCATCCTAATGCTGAGCTTAGGTTGCTTGAAGTCTTCTATCACAAGATATACAAG GTCTTCCCTCCCaatgaaaagattgaaaacaTCAATGACCAATATTGGACATTACGAGCCGAGGAG attccagaagaagagaaaaatcttgGTCCTCATGACCGCCTAATTCATGTCTATCATTTTACAAAAGACACAGCTCAGAATCAAATG